A window of the Lactuca sativa cultivar Salinas chromosome 5, Lsat_Salinas_v11, whole genome shotgun sequence genome harbors these coding sequences:
- the LOC111897215 gene encoding defensin-like protein 1, which yields MATNTFAIFFTLLLIFSSQWTIPGAEARVCQSLSHMYHGSCLRHHNCSVICRNEGFSGGRCKGVRRRCFCTKLC from the exons ATGGCGACCAATACCTTCGCTATCTTTTTCACCCTCCTACTCATCTTCTCTTCTC AGTGGACGATTCCAGGAGCAGAAGCACGAGTGTGCCAGTCGTTGAGCCATATGTATCATGGATCTTGTCTCCGCCACCATAACTGCTCTGTCATCTGCCGGAATGAAGGTTTCTCCGGCGGAAGGTGCAAAGGTGTCCGCCGCCGCTGTTTCTGCACCAAACTTTGTTAG
- the LOC111897235 gene encoding glycine-rich cell wall structural protein 2-like, translating to MVAVEAMVTVIVVEVVVVVVIAVVAAIGGYRRGSSGRGGGSGSDHCGGGSVGSGSAIGSGSGEGSGGDGGGGAGDGGDSNGADGGGGCDYGRQWWALMVVVVGVKVVVVAGGWAVGSGGGG from the exons ATGGTGGCGGTGGAAGCGATGGTGACCGTGATAGTggtagaggtggtggtggtggtggtgatagcGGTGGTGGCTGCGATAGGTGGTTATAGGCG GGGCAGTAGTGGCAGAGGAGGTGGTAGTGGTAGCGACCATTGTGGTGGTGGTAGCGTTGGCAGTGGTAGTGCTATCGGTAGCGGTAGTGGTGAAGGTAGTGGTGgcgacggtggtggtggtgctggTGATGGTGGTGACAGTAATGGTGCCGATGGCGGTGGTGGTTGTGATTACGGTAGGCAATGGTGGGCGTTGAtggtggttgtggtgggtg TGAAAGTGGTTGTGGTGGCCGGTGGCTGGGCTGttggcagtggtggtggtgggtag
- the LOC111897225 gene encoding uncharacterized protein LOC111897225 isoform X4: MARTGLMISSLLLYLKFFPTAEASLSYYNQTRCVDGLVLPSQIRYVKYFERVMTYFNGEDQPGRRCMLRGFRLHRCSFFHQEASKNQGSIGYNGLCATRRARISISMIVKAISIDPGEHVFYASGRDGKIYIAELNAQTTSNNNNNYGLDIIGTLSDQSKAICSLGFALDGFQLVVGSEDGMVRFWDT, encoded by the exons ATGGCAAGAACAGGATTAATGATTTCAAGTCTTCTTTTATATCTCAAG TTTTTCCCCACAGCTGAGGCGTCTTTATCATATTACAACCAAACAAGATGTGTTGATGGACTTGTTCTTCCAAGTCAAATA AGGTATGTCAAATACTTTGAACGTGTTATGACATACTTTAATGGAGAAGATCAGCCGGGGCGCAG GTGTATGCTTAGAGGATTTCGCCTTCATAG gtgttctTTTTTCCACCAAGAAGCATCCAAGAACCAAGGATCTATCG GGTATAATGGTCTTTGCGCTACCCGGAGAGCCCGGATTTCTATTTCCATGATCGTCAAGGCGATTTCTATTG ATCCAGGAGAACATGTTTTTTATGCTAGTGGGAGAGATGGGAAAATATACATTGCAGAACTCAATGCTCAAACCACatccaacaataacaacaactatggtTTGGATATCATTGGCACATTATCAGATCAAAG TAAGGCGATATGCTCTTTGGGTTTTGCATTGGATGGATTTCAATTGGTTGTTGGATCAGAGGATGGAATGGTTCGTTTTTGGGATACATAA
- the LOC111897225 gene encoding uncharacterized protein LOC111897225 isoform X3: MARTGLMISSLLLYLKFFPTAEASLSYYNQTRCVDGLVLPSQIRYVKYFERVMTYFNGEDQPGRRCMLRGFRLHRCSFFHQEASKNQGSIGYNGLCATRRARISISMIVKAISIVALDPGEHVFYASGRDGKIYIAELNAQTTSNNNNNYGLDIIGTLSDQSKAICSLGFALDGFQLVVGSEDGMVRFWDT, translated from the exons ATGGCAAGAACAGGATTAATGATTTCAAGTCTTCTTTTATATCTCAAG TTTTTCCCCACAGCTGAGGCGTCTTTATCATATTACAACCAAACAAGATGTGTTGATGGACTTGTTCTTCCAAGTCAAATA AGGTATGTCAAATACTTTGAACGTGTTATGACATACTTTAATGGAGAAGATCAGCCGGGGCGCAG GTGTATGCTTAGAGGATTTCGCCTTCATAG gtgttctTTTTTCCACCAAGAAGCATCCAAGAACCAAGGATCTATCG GGTATAATGGTCTTTGCGCTACCCGGAGAGCCCGGATTTCTATTTCCATGATCGTCAAGGCGATTTCTATTG TTGCATTAGATCCAGGAGAACATGTTTTTTATGCTAGTGGGAGAGATGGGAAAATATACATTGCAGAACTCAATGCTCAAACCACatccaacaataacaacaactatggtTTGGATATCATTGGCACATTATCAGATCAAAG TAAGGCGATATGCTCTTTGGGTTTTGCATTGGATGGATTTCAATTGGTTGTTGGATCAGAGGATGGAATGGTTCGTTTTTGGGATACATAA
- the LOC111897225 gene encoding uncharacterized protein LOC111897225 isoform X5 yields the protein MARTGLMISSLLLYLKFFPTAEASLSYYNQTRCVDGLVLPSQIVFFFPPRSIQEPRIYRFLVFCSKKGYNGLCATRRARISISMIVKAISIVALDPGEHVFYASGRDGKIYIAELNAQTTSNNNNNYGLDIIGTLSDQSKAICSLGFALDGFQLVVGSEDGMVRFWDT from the exons ATGGCAAGAACAGGATTAATGATTTCAAGTCTTCTTTTATATCTCAAG TTTTTCCCCACAGCTGAGGCGTCTTTATCATATTACAACCAAACAAGATGTGTTGATGGACTTGTTCTTCCAAGTCAAATA gtgttctTTTTTCCACCAAGAAGCATCCAAGAACCAAGGATCTATCG ATTTTTGGTTTTCTGCTCCAAGAAAGGGTATAATGGTCTTTGCGCTACCCGGAGAGCCCGGATTTCTATTTCCATGATCGTCAAGGCGATTTCTATTG TTGCATTAGATCCAGGAGAACATGTTTTTTATGCTAGTGGGAGAGATGGGAAAATATACATTGCAGAACTCAATGCTCAAACCACatccaacaataacaacaactatggtTTGGATATCATTGGCACATTATCAGATCAAAG TAAGGCGATATGCTCTTTGGGTTTTGCATTGGATGGATTTCAATTGGTTGTTGGATCAGAGGATGGAATGGTTCGTTTTTGGGATACATAA
- the LOC111897225 gene encoding phosphatidylinositol 3,4,5-trisphosphate 3-phosphatase and protein-tyrosine-phosphatase PTEN2A isoform X1, producing MARTGLMISSLLLYLKFFPTAEASLSYYNQTRCVDGLVLPSQIRYVKYFERVMTYFNGEDQPGRRCMLRGFRLHRCPYWIRPSITISDHNSVLFSTKKHPRTKDLSKGYNGLCATRRARISISMIVKAISIVALDPGEHVFYASGRDGKIYIAELNAQTTSNNNNNYGLDIIGTLSDQSKAICSLGFALDGFQLVVGSEDGMVRFWDT from the exons ATGGCAAGAACAGGATTAATGATTTCAAGTCTTCTTTTATATCTCAAG TTTTTCCCCACAGCTGAGGCGTCTTTATCATATTACAACCAAACAAGATGTGTTGATGGACTTGTTCTTCCAAGTCAAATA AGGTATGTCAAATACTTTGAACGTGTTATGACATACTTTAATGGAGAAGATCAGCCGGGGCGCAG GTGTATGCTTAGAGGATTTCGCCTTCATAGGTGTCCATATTGGATTAGGCCCTCCATTACTATCTCAGATCATAATA gtgttctTTTTTCCACCAAGAAGCATCCAAGAACCAAGGATCTATCG AAAGGGTATAATGGTCTTTGCGCTACCCGGAGAGCCCGGATTTCTATTTCCATGATCGTCAAGGCGATTTCTATTG TTGCATTAGATCCAGGAGAACATGTTTTTTATGCTAGTGGGAGAGATGGGAAAATATACATTGCAGAACTCAATGCTCAAACCACatccaacaataacaacaactatggtTTGGATATCATTGGCACATTATCAGATCAAAG TAAGGCGATATGCTCTTTGGGTTTTGCATTGGATGGATTTCAATTGGTTGTTGGATCAGAGGATGGAATGGTTCGTTTTTGGGATACATAA
- the LOC111897225 gene encoding phosphatidylinositol 3,4,5-trisphosphate 3-phosphatase and protein-tyrosine-phosphatase PTEN2A isoform X2, which yields MARTGLMISSLLLYLKFFPTAEASLSYYNQTRCVDGLVLPSQIRYVKYFERVMTYFNGEDQPGRRCMLRGFRLHRCPYWIRPSITISDHNSVLFSTKKHPRTKDLSKGYNGLCATRRARISISMIVKAISIDPGEHVFYASGRDGKIYIAELNAQTTSNNNNNYGLDIIGTLSDQSKAICSLGFALDGFQLVVGSEDGMVRFWDT from the exons ATGGCAAGAACAGGATTAATGATTTCAAGTCTTCTTTTATATCTCAAG TTTTTCCCCACAGCTGAGGCGTCTTTATCATATTACAACCAAACAAGATGTGTTGATGGACTTGTTCTTCCAAGTCAAATA AGGTATGTCAAATACTTTGAACGTGTTATGACATACTTTAATGGAGAAGATCAGCCGGGGCGCAG GTGTATGCTTAGAGGATTTCGCCTTCATAGGTGTCCATATTGGATTAGGCCCTCCATTACTATCTCAGATCATAATA gtgttctTTTTTCCACCAAGAAGCATCCAAGAACCAAGGATCTATCG AAAGGGTATAATGGTCTTTGCGCTACCCGGAGAGCCCGGATTTCTATTTCCATGATCGTCAAGGCGATTTCTATTG ATCCAGGAGAACATGTTTTTTATGCTAGTGGGAGAGATGGGAAAATATACATTGCAGAACTCAATGCTCAAACCACatccaacaataacaacaactatggtTTGGATATCATTGGCACATTATCAGATCAAAG TAAGGCGATATGCTCTTTGGGTTTTGCATTGGATGGATTTCAATTGGTTGTTGGATCAGAGGATGGAATGGTTCGTTTTTGGGATACATAA